The following proteins are co-located in the Microbacterium immunditiarum genome:
- a CDS encoding DUF2075 domain-containing protein, producing MTPFEIERLSFTSGAISDWVAGDERRRNWPVVYVLDGADSAGAGAVYVGETVNAAARMRQHLANPAKNAFRRVRVVIDDTFNKSACLDLESHLIRWLAGDGQFTVMNGNEGIIDARYYERDLYRESFRDIFDKLRSEGIFQRSIPEIENSDLFKLSPFKVLTPEQAIAVEDIVEGLLADLGNGASSTSVIEGQPGTGKTIIAIFLMKLLADIRDHDDADEVEPDSMFADFFVPGNRELLAGLRIGFVVPQQSLRESIKRVFKKTPKLTEAQILTPFDVGASDQPWDLLIVDETHRLNQRANQSSGVNNRRFITINEKLFGVDDPSKTQLDWIRAQSRHQIYLLDVEQTIRPADLPQSVLRSLVDQARSTHRRYPLSTQMRVRAGADYVQFVRDVLRGESNATERPDFGDYDLRFFDNLAAMRRTIFKRNDEHGLARLVAGYAWEWKSSRDKEAFDIELDGVRLRWNSQAKDWINSPASIHEVGSIHTVQGYDLNYAGVIIGNDLRYDPHSQRLYIDRASYRDAKGKENNKQRGIAYSDDDLLEFIRNIYGVLLTRGMLGTYVYVCDPPLREYIARQIGRRVTG from the coding sequence ATGACGCCCTTTGAGATCGAGCGCCTGAGCTTCACGTCAGGCGCGATTTCGGACTGGGTGGCTGGCGACGAGCGCCGAAGGAACTGGCCTGTCGTCTACGTGCTTGATGGTGCCGACTCGGCTGGTGCCGGGGCCGTGTACGTCGGTGAGACGGTCAACGCCGCTGCGCGCATGCGCCAGCATCTCGCGAACCCCGCCAAGAACGCATTCCGGCGCGTGCGCGTTGTCATCGACGACACCTTCAACAAGTCGGCGTGCCTCGATCTGGAGTCTCACCTGATCCGCTGGCTCGCCGGCGACGGACAGTTCACGGTGATGAATGGCAACGAGGGCATCATCGACGCCCGGTACTACGAGCGCGACCTTTACCGGGAGAGCTTCCGTGACATCTTCGACAAGTTGCGATCAGAGGGAATCTTCCAGCGCAGCATCCCTGAGATCGAGAACAGCGACCTCTTCAAACTGTCGCCGTTCAAAGTGCTCACGCCGGAACAGGCGATCGCGGTCGAGGACATTGTGGAGGGACTCCTTGCCGACCTCGGCAACGGAGCGTCGTCTACGAGTGTGATCGAAGGACAGCCTGGGACGGGCAAGACCATCATCGCGATCTTCCTGATGAAGCTCCTCGCAGACATCCGCGACCACGATGATGCAGACGAAGTCGAACCAGACTCGATGTTCGCCGACTTCTTCGTGCCCGGCAATCGCGAACTACTCGCGGGCCTTCGGATCGGTTTCGTCGTACCTCAGCAGTCCTTGCGCGAATCCATCAAGCGTGTCTTTAAGAAGACACCAAAGCTCACGGAGGCACAAATCCTGACGCCCTTCGACGTGGGGGCATCAGATCAGCCATGGGACCTGCTGATTGTCGACGAGACTCATCGCCTGAACCAGCGTGCGAACCAGTCGTCGGGCGTCAACAACAGGCGATTCATCACAATCAACGAGAAGCTCTTTGGCGTTGACGACCCATCGAAGACGCAGCTGGACTGGATCCGCGCTCAGAGCCGGCACCAGATCTATTTGCTCGACGTCGAGCAGACCATACGACCGGCTGACCTGCCTCAGAGTGTCCTCCGCTCGCTCGTGGACCAGGCAAGGTCGACGCATCGCCGGTATCCGCTGTCTACCCAGATGCGCGTGCGTGCAGGCGCCGACTATGTGCAATTCGTTCGGGACGTGCTGCGGGGCGAGTCCAACGCGACCGAGCGCCCCGACTTCGGTGACTACGACCTGAGATTCTTCGACAACCTCGCGGCGATGCGACGCACAATTTTCAAGCGCAACGACGAGCATGGCCTCGCCCGCCTCGTCGCCGGCTACGCATGGGAGTGGAAGAGCAGTCGCGATAAGGAAGCGTTTGATATCGAGCTGGATGGCGTGCGCCTTCGCTGGAACAGCCAAGCCAAAGACTGGATCAATAGTCCGGCATCCATTCACGAGGTCGGGTCTATCCATACCGTCCAGGGTTACGACCTCAACTACGCAGGCGTCATCATCGGCAACGACCTCCGTTACGACCCCCACTCCCAACGGCTCTACATCGACCGCGCCTCGTATCGGGATGCGAAGGGCAAAGAGAACAACAAGCAACGCGGGATCGCCTACTCCGACGACGACCTATTGGAGTTCATCCGCAACATCTACGGCGTTCTCCTGACGAGAGGCATGCTCGGCACGTATGTATACGTGTGTGATCCGCCGCTGCGCGAGTACATTGCGCGCCAGATTGGGCGTCGCGTCACCGGCTAG
- a CDS encoding (deoxy)nucleoside triphosphate pyrophosphohydrolase, with protein sequence MTRRFNVVGAVIVSDERVLAAMRGPSGSLPNMWEFPGGKIEEGESPQEALAREIGEELLVDIRVGDEILTTTHNYEFGVVTLTTYYCELRCGTPQPTEHAALRWLTPDELASVEWAPADVPAVERVRSDLRTNRSGFLRQ encoded by the coding sequence ATGACACGGCGATTCAACGTGGTGGGCGCGGTCATCGTGAGCGACGAACGTGTGCTCGCCGCGATGCGAGGGCCGAGCGGAAGTCTGCCCAACATGTGGGAATTCCCCGGTGGAAAGATCGAGGAAGGCGAGTCCCCGCAAGAGGCGCTCGCTCGCGAAATCGGCGAGGAGTTGCTCGTCGACATCAGAGTCGGCGACGAGATCCTCACGACAACTCACAATTACGAGTTCGGGGTCGTGACGCTGACCACCTACTACTGCGAACTCCGTTGCGGAACACCGCAGCCCACAGAGCACGCGGCGCTTCGCTGGCTCACGCCGGACGAGCTCGCTTCCGTGGAGTGGGCGCCGGCCGACGTCCCCGCGGTCGAACGTGTCCGCTCGGATCTTCGAACGAATAGGTCGGGTTTCCTCCGACAGTAA
- a CDS encoding tyrosine-type recombinase/integrase — translation MGSITPYESAKGRRYRVRYRKPDRTEAEKRGFTTMREAKLYLSMVTVSKSKGEYIDPSSSRVPVRMFADSWLRSKQPPMSKPSYYMTLERAWKNHVAPVWADREISSIRRSEVQDWVSDLATQKSRTVVLRALGVLAGILDVAIDDRRLASNPARNVRNLPRHGPGKRRVYLSHDQVATLAACSAHPTLVLTLAYTGLRWGEATGLRVRSVNRLRRRFVIEENAVMIAYEIHVGTPKTHEKRSVPYPERLAPMIEQACTGKGPEGLLFGDGVNHMRNSGNKGWFANAVRRAQAFDPSIPRLTPHDLRHTAASLAISSGANVKAVQRMLGHASAAMTLDTYADLFDDDLDAVATRLNDQMPLVALPSGPQTRYARPQ, via the coding sequence ATGGGCAGCATCACCCCGTACGAATCCGCGAAAGGCCGCCGCTACCGCGTGCGCTATCGCAAGCCGGATCGCACCGAGGCGGAGAAGCGTGGCTTCACGACGATGCGTGAGGCGAAGCTGTACCTCTCGATGGTCACTGTGTCGAAGTCGAAGGGCGAGTACATCGACCCGTCGTCGTCGCGAGTACCGGTCCGGATGTTCGCCGACAGCTGGCTGCGATCGAAGCAGCCACCGATGTCGAAGCCGTCGTACTACATGACGCTCGAGCGGGCGTGGAAGAACCACGTCGCGCCGGTCTGGGCCGACAGAGAGATCTCGTCGATCCGTCGCTCGGAAGTCCAGGATTGGGTGTCCGACCTCGCGACGCAGAAATCGCGCACGGTCGTTCTTCGCGCACTGGGCGTCCTCGCCGGCATCCTGGACGTCGCGATCGACGATCGCCGCCTGGCGAGCAACCCAGCCCGCAACGTACGCAACCTGCCTCGGCACGGACCGGGCAAGCGCCGCGTCTACCTCTCGCACGACCAGGTCGCGACGCTGGCGGCGTGCTCGGCCCACCCGACGCTTGTCCTGACCTTGGCGTACACAGGTCTGCGGTGGGGCGAGGCCACAGGGCTGCGGGTGCGCAGCGTGAACCGGCTGCGCCGGCGCTTCGTCATCGAAGAGAACGCGGTAATGATCGCGTACGAGATCCACGTCGGCACGCCGAAGACGCATGAGAAGCGCTCGGTGCCGTACCCCGAGCGGCTCGCGCCGATGATCGAGCAGGCGTGCACCGGCAAGGGGCCGGAGGGACTTCTGTTCGGCGACGGCGTCAATCACATGCGCAACTCTGGCAATAAGGGATGGTTCGCGAATGCGGTCCGGCGTGCGCAGGCGTTCGATCCGTCGATTCCTCGGCTCACTCCTCACGACCTTCGTCACACCGCCGCATCCCTGGCGATCAGCTCGGGCGCGAACGTCAAGGCGGTCCAGCGCATGCTCGGGCACGCGTCCGCGGCGATGACGCTGGACACGTACGCCGATCTCTTCGACGACGATCTGGATGCCGTCGCGACGCGATTGAACGACCAGATGCCGCTCGTCGCGCTGCCCTCGGGTCCGCAGACCCGCTACGCCCGACCGCAGTGA
- a CDS encoding DUF4041 domain-containing protein, translating into MWLTDEPPAAEAVAPAADLPTNEDPTAAAPAPGSEMGRLAFLEAENASLRAQLAEARAGDYVDLSDARVLQDVGIYRYHHPLETAAAYQEALASLESRIADAVKAGRAIVKSELFTFNNSLAQGRRMTDDLAKLMLRAYNAEADNSIRTLRVGNVVTAKRRLEASRTAIAKLGALMEMKISDEFHDLRVEEIELTADWLMKKQEEREAEREERARLREEKKVERELAEERARLDKERAHLLNTLSVLEQQGQVDDALRARLAAVDDAIAQNDFRAANIRAGYVYVISNEGAFGANVVKIGLTRRLEPRDRIVELGGASVPFRFDTHALFFSEDAVTLESELHHHFADRALNRANARKEFFFATPAEVRDVLIEKVGNILEFNEVGEATEYRQSVGLWPVSEPRS; encoded by the coding sequence TTGTGGCTGACAGACGAGCCGCCCGCTGCAGAGGCAGTTGCGCCGGCGGCTGATCTTCCGACGAATGAGGATCCGACAGCCGCGGCACCGGCCCCGGGTTCGGAGATGGGCCGGCTAGCGTTCCTTGAAGCCGAGAACGCCTCACTTCGCGCACAGCTGGCGGAGGCGCGTGCGGGCGACTACGTGGACTTGAGTGACGCGCGAGTGCTGCAGGACGTGGGGATCTACCGATACCACCATCCGCTTGAAACGGCAGCGGCTTACCAAGAAGCGCTTGCTTCGCTCGAGTCCCGCATTGCCGACGCTGTAAAGGCGGGTCGAGCGATCGTGAAGTCCGAGCTGTTCACCTTCAACAACTCCCTCGCCCAGGGTCGCCGCATGACCGACGACCTGGCGAAGCTCATGCTCCGGGCTTACAACGCTGAGGCTGACAATTCGATTCGAACGCTTCGGGTCGGGAATGTCGTGACCGCCAAGCGTCGACTTGAGGCGTCGCGGACGGCGATCGCCAAGCTGGGCGCACTGATGGAGATGAAGATCAGCGACGAGTTTCACGACCTGCGCGTGGAGGAGATTGAGCTCACCGCCGACTGGTTGATGAAGAAGCAGGAAGAGCGCGAGGCGGAACGCGAGGAGCGAGCGCGCCTCCGTGAAGAGAAGAAGGTCGAGCGAGAGCTCGCCGAGGAGCGAGCGCGCCTCGATAAGGAACGCGCGCACCTCCTCAACACGCTGTCAGTCTTGGAGCAGCAGGGGCAGGTCGACGACGCCTTGCGCGCACGGCTCGCGGCGGTCGATGATGCGATCGCGCAGAACGACTTCCGGGCAGCGAACATTCGCGCTGGTTACGTCTACGTGATCTCGAACGAGGGGGCCTTCGGCGCCAACGTGGTGAAGATCGGCCTGACGCGACGCCTCGAGCCGCGCGATCGCATCGTCGAACTCGGTGGGGCTTCTGTGCCTTTCAGATTCGATACCCACGCGCTCTTCTTCTCCGAAGACGCCGTCACCCTCGAATCCGAGCTGCACCATCACTTCGCCGACCGCGCCCTCAACCGCGCCAACGCGCGAAAGGAGTTCTTCTTCGCCACACCAGCCGAGGTGCGCGACGTCCTCATCGAAAAGGTGGGCAACATCCTCGAGTTCAACGAGGTCGGCGAAGCCACCGAGTACCGGCAGTCGGTCGGGCTCTGGCCGGTATCGGAACCCCGCAGCTAG
- a CDS encoding MazG-like family protein: protein MTSERVQKALEDFVRERDWAQFHTPANLAKSIAIEAGELLECFQWSDDADEAQVRAELADVVTYCTLLAARLGVDLDEIVLEKLVTTGEKYPADRARGRSTKYDAL, encoded by the coding sequence GTGACGAGTGAGCGTGTTCAGAAGGCCCTAGAGGACTTTGTTCGAGAGCGTGACTGGGCCCAGTTTCACACTCCGGCGAACCTGGCCAAGAGCATTGCGATTGAGGCGGGCGAGCTACTGGAGTGCTTCCAGTGGAGCGACGATGCAGACGAGGCGCAGGTGCGAGCCGAGCTTGCTGACGTTGTGACCTATTGCACACTGCTCGCCGCACGGCTCGGGGTCGACCTCGATGAGATCGTGCTCGAGAAACTCGTCACGACTGGAGAGAAGTACCCGGCCGATCGGGCCAGGGGACGGAGCACAAAGTATGACGCCCTTTGA